In Ciconia boyciana chromosome 3, ASM3463844v1, whole genome shotgun sequence, a genomic segment contains:
- the LOC140649769 gene encoding uncharacterized protein: MRKASWSRKNFLLGAGLLLIGVHFGSMLVNFVAKKSVRSRSEAKKEDHCE; this comes from the coding sequence ATGAGGAAAGCTAGCTGGAGTAGAAAGAACTTTCTGCTTGGGGCAGGACTGTTACTTATAGGTGTGCATTTTGGAAGCATGCTTGTAAACTTTGttgcaaaaaaatctgttcGATCGCGTTCAGAAGCTAAAAAGGAAGATCATTGTGAATGA
- the LOC140649768 gene encoding uncharacterized protein, translating into MGLKTIWKDYKVLIVMGTSLGLVHWGWFYIKSSPIFQVKTEDVVPEPGIVAYVMRSNHKNKEK; encoded by the coding sequence ATGGGTCTTAAAACCATCTGGAAGGACTACAAAGTTCTGATTGTTATGGGAACTAGCCTTGGGCTGGTGCACTGGGGGTGGTTTTACATCAAGTCCAGTCCTATTTTCCAAGTGAAGACTGAGGACGTTGTTCCAGAACCTGGGATTGTGGCGTACGTGATGCGAAGCaatcacaaaaataaagaaaaatag